One window of the Spirochaetota bacterium genome contains the following:
- a CDS encoding serine/threonine-protein phosphatase yields MMNGIVMITAGSEFYDAAVLWLVIVIFLVFLGYRGEVMTLALMLLAPLLVLAIHILLTIEIAVARMVFLTMPFVVSAICVALAISQNRMRYNRFRQAAVIDSQTRELEENYRYIEQKNDQIFHDLLLARSIQINLFPQEPPVVDGAEFYSSFIPLAELGGDFYDFIRFGEDNRIGVFISDVSGHGVAAALISSMVKTLVHTAGQEKHSCSEFMACINNKIIGLTKDNFLTAFYGIYDTGTRIFRYARGGHPYPYLLRAGGAMEELRSEGILLGVKAGIAFTEGETVLNPGDRILFYTDGLMEARNSRQEEFENTLMNDIILKHRDRPISELVQTIIQGLFDFCGTMAINDDVCIVMMETK; encoded by the coding sequence ATGATGAACGGCATTGTCATGATCACCGCCGGCTCCGAATTCTATGACGCGGCGGTTTTATGGCTCGTTATTGTGATCTTCCTGGTGTTCCTGGGTTACCGCGGGGAGGTCATGACCCTCGCGCTGATGCTTCTTGCTCCGCTTCTTGTTCTTGCCATCCATATACTGCTCACTATTGAAATCGCCGTTGCCCGGATGGTATTCCTGACCATGCCCTTCGTGGTATCGGCCATCTGCGTTGCCCTCGCCATAAGCCAGAACAGGATGCGCTACAACCGATTCAGGCAGGCTGCGGTAATCGATTCACAGACCCGTGAGCTTGAGGAGAATTACCGCTATATCGAGCAAAAAAACGACCAGATTTTCCATGACCTGCTCCTCGCCCGGTCAATACAGATTAACCTGTTTCCCCAGGAACCGCCTGTCGTGGATGGTGCCGAATTTTATTCATCCTTCATTCCCCTGGCTGAACTGGGGGGCGATTTTTATGATTTCATAAGGTTTGGCGAAGACAATCGCATCGGTGTGTTCATCAGCGACGTGTCGGGACACGGTGTCGCCGCTGCCCTTATAAGCAGCATGGTGAAGACCCTGGTGCATACAGCCGGCCAGGAAAAACACTCATGCAGTGAATTCATGGCGTGCATCAATAATAAAATCATCGGTCTCACGAAGGATAATTTCCTTACGGCATTTTACGGAATCTATGACACGGGAACGAGGATCTTCCGGTATGCCCGAGGTGGCCACCCCTATCCCTACCTTCTGCGAGCGGGGGGTGCGATGGAGGAGCTCCGTTCTGAAGGCATTCTCCTTGGCGTTAAGGCTGGAATCGCCTTCACCGAGGGAGAGACGGTGCTCAACCCGGGCGATAGAATTCTCTTTTACACGGATGGCCTCATGGAGGCCAGGAATTCCCGGCAGGAGGAATTTGAGAATACGTTAATGAACGATATTATTCTGAAACACAGGGACCGGCCGATATCTGAACTTGTGCAAACCATCATACAGGGATTATTCGATTTCTGCGGTACTATGGCAATTAACGATGATGTTTGTATCGTTATGATGGAAACAAAGTAG
- a CDS encoding adenylate/guanylate cyclase domain-containing protein encodes MVTIDLTLTKDLTEMLAKSLLFRDLEAIGSYLLKDYSAHLYGSIPKHITIAPLKAATILVSECQSRGKIKDLLSFVIELDGTLLNGNIVKLIGLENILYRLSRTGVYFDFMKRKFISSHENKDIMPGWGVLREGKEYQIIIASIDICGNSKLVQKHSPSAMEKVYYKFNNFLNKSLYHYNGRVWFWAGDGGIIAFRKDDGINNAVACCIEVLFTLPLFNSMPDKPIEDNIELRIGMDANTIKFFNDTGRIVSDVINYASHLEKQGTCPNGLSISQDIYNELSRGLKSMFNQEIKFKDRTAYTMSYDYFKALENKKKRQPVAGQQ; translated from the coding sequence ATGGTCACAATTGATCTGACACTAACTAAAGACCTGACGGAAATGCTGGCAAAAAGCCTTCTCTTCCGTGATCTGGAGGCCATCGGTTCTTATTTGTTAAAGGACTACAGCGCTCATTTATATGGCAGCATACCGAAACATATTACCATTGCGCCGCTGAAAGCGGCAACCATTCTTGTTTCCGAATGTCAATCACGGGGCAAAATCAAGGATCTTCTATCATTTGTAATCGAGTTGGACGGCACGCTGCTCAACGGGAATATCGTCAAGCTTATAGGGCTTGAAAATATTCTCTACCGCCTGTCCCGAACCGGCGTTTATTTTGACTTCATGAAACGGAAATTCATTTCGTCCCATGAGAACAAGGATATAATGCCAGGCTGGGGAGTGCTCCGCGAAGGCAAGGAATATCAGATCATTATCGCATCGATAGACATATGCGGCAACTCCAAGCTTGTTCAGAAGCACAGTCCCTCTGCGATGGAAAAGGTTTATTATAAATTCAACAATTTTTTAAATAAAAGCTTATATCATTATAACGGCCGGGTGTGGTTCTGGGCCGGCGATGGCGGCATAATCGCGTTTCGGAAAGATGACGGCATCAACAACGCGGTGGCATGCTGCATAGAGGTGCTTTTCACGCTGCCATTATTCAATTCAATGCCCGATAAACCGATCGAGGATAACATCGAGCTCCGCATCGGGATGGATGCCAATACCATCAAGTTTTTTAACGATACAGGGCGAATCGTTTCCGATGTCATCAACTATGCCTCGCATCTTGAGAAACAGGGCACATGCCCCAACGGGCTGAGCATATCCCAGGACATCTACAATGAGCTTTCCCGGGGTTTGAAGAGCATGTTCAATCAGGAAATAAAGTTTAAAGATAGAACCGCTTATACCATGTCATACGATTATTTTAAGGCTCTTGAAAACAAGAAAAAGCGCCAGCCAGTGGCGGGACAGCAGTGA